A window of the Lates calcarifer isolate ASB-BC8 linkage group LG18, TLL_Latcal_v3, whole genome shotgun sequence genome harbors these coding sequences:
- the pnpla8 gene encoding calcium-independent phospholipase A2-gamma, with translation MSRIRTTLDSVTKAVGSTDLISKFSRFKPGSAVIDSTHVEKVPLKAETLTSNNTATPSPPETTMKEKEEGEKSTAEEESDKQLHQVTEKPFVATKKSGSASAANVSAPGSSTTVAKQTMQLFHPTALSTNMDETYKTLAQHINSYFGTNTQGEDGENRLLQQPRGGNDPVPEPVPHPAPPKTGDHIPILSPVAEAKSIEIPATSPVPPSPSETLSPPVETSPSDSPVTENASQPSPVPTTSTKKGFAHYLSYPRPSVQAFVGSYIAPLVPKFRGDSKSAAAEKDKVSAVAVEEPSADKAGQKTESEEEKAKQQLLTQRQKIIARVSVDNRTRALVKGLQRVTDVKLLTTRVEELSYHLLEFPETRGVAIKESVLPCLLRLRQARDLPLQAAVREALAVVGYTDPVKGRGIRVLAIDGGGTRGLLALQTLHKLQNLTGKRVHQLFDYICGVSTGAILAFMLGIYQIPLEECEEMYRKLGSDVFKQNVIVGTVKMGWSHAFYDSEIWENILKERMGDGCMIESARNPHCPKVAAVSTIVNRGLPLKAYVFRNYRLMPGVRSHYPGDCKHKMWQAIRASSAAPGYFQEFVLGKDLHQDGGLLINNPTALAIHECKCLWPNTPLQCVLSLGTGRYETVGKNSTTYTSLKTKLTHVISSATDTEEVHTMLDALLPPDTYFRFNPYMSEDIPLNESRVEKLNFLKSEGERYLERNEAKLRKAASVLGQEKSTIQRLAEWAKLKADMYEGLPFVSKL, from the exons ATGTCGCGGATCAGGACTACACTCGACAGCGTCACCAAGGCAGTAGGCAGCACAGACCTCATCTCAAAGTTCTCCCGCTTCAAGCCTGGTAGCGCTGTAATCGACAGCACCCATGTGGAAAAAGTTCCGCTCAAAGCAGAGACCTTAACTTCAAACAATACAGCTACTCCCTCACCACCTGAAACCACcatgaaagaaaaggaagaaggtGAGAAGAGCACAGCAGAGGAAGAGTCTGACAAGCAGTTGCACCAGGTTACAGAAAAGCCTTTTGTTGCCACCAAGAAATCTGGTTCCGCTTCAGCTGCAAATGTGTCTGCACCAGGCTCGTCTACCACAGTGGCAAAACAAACTATGCAGCTGTTTCACCCCACAGCTCTTTCAACCAACATGGATGAGACCTACAAAACTCTGGCTCAACACATCAATAGTTACTTTGGCACCAACACACagggagaagatggagagaacagGCTCCTGCAACAGCCCAGAGGAGGGAATGATCCTGTTCCTGAGCCTGTTCCTCATCCTGCTCCTCCGAAAACCGGGGACCACATTCCCATTTTGTCTCCAGTGGCAGAGGCTAAGAGTATTGAAATACCAGCTACCTcccctgtccctccctctccatcagAAACACTCAGTCCTCCAGTAGAGACGTCCCCCTCTGACAGCCCTGTAACAGAAAATGCATCTCAACCCTCTCCTGTCCCTACTACCTCCACTAAAAAAGGCTTCGCCCACTATCTGTCCTACCCTCGGCCCAGCGTTCAGGCCTTTGTTGGCAGTTACATTGCACCACTGGTCCCCAAATTCAGAGGTGATTCCAAAAGCGCAGCAGCTGAGAAAGACAAGGTTTCAGCAGTTGCTGTGGAAGAGCCCTCTGCAGACAAAGCAGGACAgaagacagagagtgaagaggagaaagCGAAGCAACAGCTGTTGACTCAAAGGCAGAAG ATAATAGCCAGGGTGAGTGTAGACAACAGGACCAGAGCTCTGGTGAAGGGCCTGCAGAGGGTCACTGATGTCAAACTCCTCACCACTCGAGTGGAGGAGCTCAGCTATCATCTCCTGGAGTTCCCAGAGACACGAGGTGTAGCTATCAAG GAGAGCGTGCTGCCCTGCCTGCTGCGTTTGCGCCAAGCCAGAGACCTTCCTCTTCAGGCTGCTGTGAGAGAAGCACTGGCTGTGGTTGGCTACACTGACCCAGTCAAAGGCAGAGGAATTCGGGTCCTGGCCATCGATGGAGGGGGAACAag GGGTCTGCTGGCCCTGCAGACTCTCCATAAATTACAGAACCTGACTGGGAAACGAGTCCACCAGCTCTTTGACTACATCTGTGGAGTCAGCACAG GTGCCATCTTGGCCTTCATGTTGGGAATTTATCAGATCCCCCTGGAAGAGTGTGAGGAGATGTACAGGAAGCTGGGCTCGGATGTGTTCAAACAAAACGTCATCGTTGGAACTGTCAAGATGGGCTGGAGCCATGCTTTCTATGACAGTGAAATCTGGGAAAACATCCTCAA gGAACGGATGGGTGACGGGTGTATGATTGAGAGTGCCAGGAACCCACACTGCCCTAAA GTGGCAGCAGTGAGCACCATTGTGAACAGGGGTTTACCTCTGAAGGCCTATGTGTTCAGGAACTACAGACTCATGCCAGGAGTGAGATCCCACTACCCCGGAGACTGCAAACACAAGATGTGGCAGGCCATCAGGGCCTCGTCTGCCGCCCCGGGCTACTTCCAGGAATTTGTCCTGGGAAAAGACCTTCATCAG GATGGAGGACTTCTGATAAACAACCCCACAGCGTTGGCCATCCACGAGTGTAAGTGTCTGTGGCCGAACactcctctgcagtgtgtgttgtctctggGCACCGGACGTTATGAGACGGTGGGCAAGAACAGCACAACCTACACAAGCCTGAAGACCAAGCTCACCCATGTGATCAGCAGCGCCACAGATACCGAGG AGGTGCACACCATGCTGGACGCCCTCCTGCCTCCCGACACCTACTTCCGCTTCAACCCCTACATGAGCGAGGACATCCCGTTGAACGAGAGCCGCGTGGAGAAGCTCAACTTCCTCAAGAGCGAGGGGGAGCGCTACCTGGAGCGCAACGAGGCCAAGCTGAGGAAGGCGGCCAGCGTGCTGGGCCAGGAGAAGAGCACCATCCAGAGACTGGCCGAGTGGGCCAAGCTCAAGGCCGACATGTACGAGGGCCTCCCCTTTGTCTCCAAGCTGTAG
- the akap14 gene encoding A-kinase anchor protein 14 — MEENRLSANVNFTAESAHLVKTLLYKHRHTITTEQEEKCPDTGMRNVNWVATKDFTVELGKKQIGEYIQSWEVQPCWLYSLDFLYRTEEEHHTFYHYRARFSTPTSRKPIQGTASVYFVVDVSKVKAQTLPVEVLFVVESNRLVHTPGRTRFREKWLADVIESKALLQKAVQL; from the coding sequence ATGGAAGAGAACAGATTATCAGCTAATGTGAATTTTACAGCAGAGTCAGCTCATCTTGTAAAAACCCTGCTGTACAAACACCGCCACACTATCACGacggagcaggaggagaagtgTCCTGACACTGGAATGAGGAATGTTAACTGGGTTGCCACCAAAGACTTCACGGTGGAATTGGGGAAAAAGCAGATTGGGGAGTACATCCAGAGCTGGGAGGTGCAGCCCTGCTGGCTTTACAGTCTGGATTTTCTCTACAGGACCGAGGAGGAGCATCACACTTTCTACCATTACCGGGCCCGCTTTAGCACCCCGACCTCGCGGAAGCCGATCCAGGGGACGGCAAGTGTCTACTTCGTCGTAGACGTGTCTAAAGTTAAAGCCCAAACTCTACCCGTGGAGGTGCTCTTCGTGGTGGAGTCAAACAGGCTGGTACACACGCCAGGGAGGACGAGGTTCAGAGAGAAGTGGCTGGCGGATGTTATTGAGAGTAAAGCTTTGCTCCAAAAAGCTGTGCAACTTTGA